The genomic stretch AAAAACTCAGGGAGTGGGAACAGCAGCAGAAAACGAGGGAAGCCAGGGCGAGGCGCGAGGAAGAGGAGGCCTGGGCCAGCAGGGCCCTTCTCCAGGGCAAGCAGGTCGTGCTCAAGGTTTCCGCCGGAGAGCAGGGGAAACTGTTCGGAAGTGTCACGGCGGCCCAGGTGGCGGAACAGGTCCAGGAAAGATTCGACGTCCCCATTGATAAAAGGGATGTCCGGCTTCCTTCGCCGGTGAAGGAATTGGGTTCTTACTCCTTTTCGATAAAGCTTTACCAGGGGGTTGAAGCGGGGATGACCCTAC from Thermovirga sp. encodes the following:
- a CDS encoding 50S ribosomal protein L9, translating into MKVILLTDVSKLGKKGDLIDVAEGYGRNYLIPRKMAEEATREKLREWEQQQKTREARARREEEEAWASRALLQGKQVVLKVSAGEQGKLFGSVTAAQVAEQVQERFDVPIDKRDVRLPSPVKELGSYSFSIKLYQGVEAGMTLQVEDEKFE